The following DNA comes from Deltaproteobacteria bacterium.
GCCAATGTGATTACCAGCCTGGAGTTCGAACGCATGCTCTCCGCCTCCGGACCATTCGCAGGCCACATTCAACGTCTTTCCGATGGCAAGACTCCCAGCCGTATCGCCTGGATTCAGTGCGTCGGCTCCAGAGATGCAAGCCTCGGCAGAGAATACTGCTCGTCGGTCTGCTGTATGTATGCCAGCAAACAGGCCATAATCGCCCAGGAACACGAACCTACCATCGAGCCCACTATTTTTTTCATCGATGTGCGTGCCATGGGCAAGGGATTCGAGCGTTATTACAACCGCGCCAGACAAGATTCTCTTTGTGCCCCCCATGGTGTCCGTTACCTGCGGAGCATGATTTCTCGCGTAGTGGAGGATCCGCGTAGCAAAGATCTGGAAATTACCTACTTCGATGAACACGGCACTGCCCAGGAGGAAATATTCGATTTGGTTGTGCTCTCAGTGGGCCTGCAGCCGAGTGCTGCTTCGCGCCAGCTGGCACAGGCCCTAGCTCTTCCTACGGATCGTTTCGGTTTTCTCGAAAACGAGCCCTTCAACCAGGTAGCCACCCTGAAGCCGGGAATATTCTGTGCCGGGGTCGTCCAGGAACCCAAGGATATACCTGAAAGTGTGGCACAGGCAAGCAGTGCCGCGGCAGAAGCAATGAAACTTCTCGCCCCAGCTCGAAAGGAGCTAGTGGAAGAAGCCACGCTCCCCCTGGAGCGGCAGGTGGCAAGGGAGATCCCGCGTATCGGCGTCTTTGTCTGTCACTGTGGCGTCAACATTGCCGGGGTGGTGGATGTGGAGGCAGTTGCTCGATATGCCAGCACTCTGCCCAACGTGGTCTACACCGACCACCTACTATTCAGCTGTGCTACGGATTCAACCGAGAAGATAAAGGACATCATTGGCACCCACCACCTGAACAGGGTGGTGGTGGCCTCCTGCTCAGTAAGAACCCATGAGCCTCTTTTCCAGCAAACCATACGGGAAGCAGGCCTGAACAAGTATCTCTTTGAGATGGCCAATATCAGAGACCAGTGCTCCTGGGTACACGGCAATACACCCGAGATTGCCACAGAAAAGGCCAAGGATCTGGTACGGATGGCCGTGGCTCGTGCCCTTTTCCTCGACCCGCTCCAGGAAGGGACTGTGCCCATTATTCAGCGAGCTCTAGTGGTGGGCGGCGGCGCAGCCGGCATGGTGGCAGCTCTCAACCTGGCTGAGCAAGGCTATGAGGCCGTGCTGGTAGAAAAAGAAGCTGCCCTGGGCGGCAGGGCTCGAAGTTCAATGCATTTTACCCCAGACGGAAAATCCGTGCAGCCCTTCCTGGACGACCTCATTCACAGCGTAGAACAGCACCAGCGCATTCAGATTTTCACCAGCGCCAGAGTGGAAAACGTCTCTGGGCACCTGGGAAGTTTCAAGAGCACCATTGCGGTGAACGGCAACCGCACGGAGGTCTCCTACGGTGCTGCCATCATCTCCTCAGGAGCCAGTGAATATCAACCACAAGAGTACCTCTATGGGAGCGAGGAGCGGGTACTTACCCAGAGTCAGTTTCACCAGATGCTCGCTCAGGAGGATCCTGTTCTGTCCAGGGTAAAGCGGCTGGTTATGATCCAGTGCGTGGGCTCTAGAGACGAAGAACGGCCTTACTGCAGTCGCGTTTGTTGCACTGCAGCCATCGGCAACGCCTTGCGTCTGCACGAGTTGCACCCAGCAGCCCAGATTTGCATCCTTTATCGAGATATTCGCACCTTTGGTCTCCGAGAACTCCTCTACAAGAGGGCGCGGGAATCAGGAATCCGCTTCATCCGCTATGCAGCGGAGGAAAAACCGAAGGTCTGCAGCAATCACCAGGGGCTCTCGGTGAGTGTTCTGGATCAAAACCTCGGGCGTCATATCGTTTTGCAGGCGGATCTGCTGGTGCTGAGCGCTGCAATAGTGCCCAGCCGCACAAATGCGGAACTGGCGGAGGTATTCAAGCTCAACAGGGACCCTGATGGGTTCTTTATGGAAGCACATGTGAAATTGAGACCTCTTGATTTTGCCAATAACGGTATTTTCCTCTGCGGGCTGGCACACGGCCCCAAATTCCTGGAGGAGTGTCTAGCGCAGGCTCGGGGGGCGGCAGCAAGAGTGGCCCAGATCTTCAGCCAGGAAACAATGCTTGTCAGCGGCAGGATTGCCATAGTGGATCCGGGCAAGTGCGCAGCCTGTTGCACCTGCGTTCGCACCTGTCCATACGAGGTGCCCCGTATCGGCAGCAGGGGAGTTGCGGTCATAGAAGCTGCCGCTTGCCATGGTTGTGGTGCCTGCGCAGCTGAGTGTCCCGGCAAGGCCATACAACTCCAGCACGTTACTGACGTGCAGGTTTTGGCCAAGTGCGACGGCCTGCTGGTTTTTCCAACAGCAGGACAGATTGTGGATGGGAGGAGAAAACAGAGTGGCTTTCGAACCTAACATAGTAGCCTTCTGCTGCATGTACTGAGCGTATACCGCTGCGGACCTGGCAGGTTCAATGAGGCTCAACTACCCCAGCAACGTCAAGATCATCATGGTGCCCTGTACAGGCAGGGTAGACGTGATCCACCTACTGCGTGCCGTTGAAAATGGAGCTGATGGGGTATATGTAGCCGGTTGTCTCGAGGGGGGGTGTCACTTCCTCAACGGCAATATCAAGGCTAGAAAAAGAGTACAATATGTAAAAAGGCTGCTGACCGAGATCGGCATGGAACCTGAACGAGTTGAGATGTACAATCTGGAAGCCTCAGATGGACCGCGTTTTGCCCAGATTGCTGCAGAAATGACGGACAAGATAAGAAAATTGGGCCCGAGTCCTTTACACCCCTCCCCTGATTAGCAATGACCATCGAACCCATGGCAGTGGGGTAGCAGTGTCCAGTGCTGTTCACCAGCAGCTCTCTCCATCTCTCAGCTTGAGATGAAACGGGCCCGGATCTGTTTATTCAGATCCGGGCCCGCATGGCTCTAGGCCGGCACAATCAACTGCAGGGCAGCGGCAGGGGAAAACATGCAAAAGCCGTTGGTGCTGCCATGCTGAAAAAAATGGTTCTCTACACAGAAGGCCTGGGTAGCAGACCCGCCCCCGAGACAATCTCCTCCACTCTTTCCTCCCATTCGATCGCCATGACATGCACGCCTGCAATACCTTGCATCTCTTTCATTTCCTGGATCTGTTCAATGGCAATCTGAATGCCTTCGGCAGCCTGTTTTTTCTTTTCCACGCCTTTGAGGCGGGTGATATATTCCTCCGGCACATCGAGGCCTGGAACAAACTTCTGCATGTAGCGGGCCATACCCACTGACTTGAGTGGCGTGATTCCTGCCATGAGGTAGCACTTCTCTGTGAGCCCCTGATCATTGGCCTGCTTAACCCAGGTGCGGAATTTGTCCATGTTGTAGATGCACTGGGTCTGAATGAAATCCACACCAGCATCAATCTTTTTGGCAAGCCGAGTGACGCGAAACTCAAAGGGATCGCCAAAAGGATTGGCTGCCGCGCCAATAAAAAATTTAGGCACTCCCTCCAGTTCGTGATCGTTGATGAGTTTTCCCTCGTCACGCATCTTCTTTACCGTGGCGATAAGTTGCATAGAATCGATATCAAAGACGTTCTTGGCCTGGGGATGATCGCCGAACTTCTGGTGATCACCCGACAGACAGAGAACATTCTTGATGCCCAGAGCAGAGGCGCCCAGTAGATCGCTCTGAATGGCAATGCGGTTGCGGTCCCGGCAGACCATTTGTAAGTTCGGCTCCAGCCCTATGTCCAAAAGGAGGCGACAGACAGCAGTACTGCACATCCGTACCACCGCTGTCTGGTTGTCGGTGACGTTGACAGAATCCACTATGCCTTTGAGGTACTCAGCTTTCTTACGAATAATCTCCGCATCTGCGCCGCGAGGAGGGCCGAGTTCCCCGGTGACAGCAAACTCACCAGCAGCAAACACCTTTTCCAAATTGCTTCCAGCTTTCATTGTTTCAAATCCTCCCTGACAATCTTGCGAGGCCCACCGTCGCGACTGGTGGTCCAGTCCTTGTACATGAAAACCGACCTCATCTTGTCGAGCTGCCCCAGTTGGACCAGCCGCTCGTAAATAAGATGCCAGGCGCAGTCCGTCTCAGGGTTGATCTCGCACTTGCCGCCGGCCGAGCCCCCGCACGGTCCGTTCATCAGGCTCTTGGCACAACGCGCAATCGGGCAAATACCGCCAAAATTATGAATGATGCAAGTTCCGCAGCCTTGACAGAATTCTGCCCAGACGCCGTGTTCGAGAGCGCCACCCATAAAACAGGTGTTGAGCGCAGGCATGACGATTTGATCGCCATAGGCCCTGGCGATAAACTGCGGGCCCACACTGCACGCCATGGACAGGATGGCATCATAGTTGTTGGATTTGATAGGTTCCTCCAGTTGGGCAATGTACTCTGGATCACACTGACGCTCCAGTGTCATCTCATCAATCTGTATCTCCCGTTTCTCCTTTTTTCTGGCGATTCGCAGACCGGAGGCCAGAATTCCTACCTCTTTCTGACCGCCAGCATTGCACACCGTGACGCAACCTTTGCAGCCCACCAGGAGAATCTTGCCAAAAGGATCCGTCATTTGGAGGAGCTCCTCCATGGGCTTTCTCTCCGCAACGATCATGAACTCTTACCTCCTTTGCAGTGGTTTCCCTTCCCAGTGCGTCCTGTTGCGGTGGAATTACTCAACCACGTGCTATCGCAGAGGGCTGGGGCCAAGCTCCTTGATCTTTTCTGTCATTTGTCGAGCCACTTCGACAAATGCTTGACCTTTTCCGGCTGACAATTGAAAAATCTCTACTCTTTCAGGTTCGACCCCCAGTTGTTCCAACATTTCTTTGACGAGATTCACCTTTTTGCGCGCCTTCTCAATGCCTTGGCGATATTGACAACTGTCTTCCTGGCAGCCTGCCACGTAGACGCCATCAGCCCCATGCTCAATTGCTTTGAGCATGTGCAGGGTGTCCAGTCGACCCGTACACGGTATCTGAACAGCCCTGATGTTGGCAGGAAGTTGCAGGCCCATGTCGTCTGCCACCTGGGCTGCCGCAGAAGCGCAGTTGCTGCAAGTAAAGGCTACAATCTGAGGCTCAAAAGTAGTCATATGAACTCTCCTTCGCTCCCTGTGTAATGGTCAACCTGTCGGCGACCTTTGTGCCTGGAGCCAGAACTCAAAGGCCCTGTCTTCGAGAAAACAAGCCTAACTGCTGAAGGTGGCGCTGATCTTGCCTATGATTTGTTCGTCTGTATAGGCAGCCATATTGATGGCCTTGCCCGGACACTCAGAGACACACATGCCGCATCCTTGGCAGAGAACGGGATCAATGGAGGCGGCACCTTCATCACTGTCAATAAAGGGCACTTGAAATGGGCAGGTGCGTACGCAAGTACAGCAAACCGCACACTTTTCGGGATCTACCTGGGCAAATATGCCAGCTATTCGGATGCGGTCCTTGGCAAGAAGGCCCATGGCGCGCCCAGCAGCGGCCCAGGCCTCAGCAATGCTTTCTGTGGAAAACTTCGGGCCCACGGCCAGACCAGCAAAGAACACCCCTTCGGTTTCAGAGTCCACTGGTCTCATCTTGGCCGGTGATTCAACAAGAAAGCCGTCTGTTCCTTGAGAGACCTTGAACAGGGTTGTCATTTTCTCGGAGACCCTGCTTTCAATGGCTGTTTGCAATGAGATGAAATCAGGGAAAATCTTGACCGATCTCTGCAAAACATGATCGACAACTGTGACCTCTAGCCCTCCCGCAGAGGTTTGTTGAACTTCAGGTTTCTGCTCGAGCGTGTAACGGATAAAGACTACACCCTTCTGCCGCGCCTCCTTGTAAAGTTCCTCGATAAAACCATAGGTGCGCATCTCCCTGTACAGCACATATATCTTCATGTCTGGATTTTTTTCTTTGAGATCAACAGCAGTGCGCACTGCATAGGAACAGCAAATCTTACTGCAGTACGGCCGTTGAGGCTCCCTCGAGCCAACGCATTGAATAAATACGGCACAGCCGGCCTGGTGGATCTCGGCTGGATCTTTCTGCAACTTCTCATTGAGATCGACCCAGCGAAACACCCGCGGGTGACTACCGCAAAGATATTCTGCAGTTTCAATGCTCGCGCCGCCCACTGCGAGAATGGTTGCACCATGCTCGACCTCTTTCCTGGTGCCGTCCTGCTGAACCGTACTCACAAAGTGGCCAGCAACTCCCTTGGTGGCCACTACCTCTGCGTTCTTCATCACCGTGATGCTGTCGGTGGCCTCCACACGGCGGATCAGCTCTTCCAGATAATCCTGCAGCGCCTGACCTTGCCAGGTGGACCGTACTTTTCTGGCATGGCCGCCCAATTGGCCGCTTTGCTCCACCAGGGTCACCGGAAAACCGTGGCTCGCCAAAGCAATGGCACTTTCCATGCCCGCTATACCGCCGCCCACCACGAGCGCACTTTTCGATACCGCTATTTCTTTTAAAGGCTGCGGCTCTAGCAGGGCGGCCCGCACTACACTCATCTTCACAAGATCAATGAGCATGCCTCTTTGAGAATCACCGCCACCCAGGGTGCGCAGATCCACCAGGTCGTAGAGGCACCTGTCGAGCCCAGCTCTGGCAAGAGCCTCCTCAACCAGCGGTTTATGGACGGCAGGAGTACAGCTGGCGAACACCAGCCTGTTGAAATTCTTCTCTTGGATCAATTGACTGAGGGCCGCTAACACGTCGCCATTGCCTGCAGCAAGACTTTCTACGCCTACCACTGCCTCTATGTTTGCTGCCGCGGCAGCCGCCTCATCTAGTAATGAGCCGAGCCGTTGACTGGAGGCAGGACAGCTATAGAACACCACTCCTACTCGGGGTGCTTCTCCCTCGGTGGTTCGCATGGCCGGATAGTCTACTTTTACCTGGTAGGTCGGGGGCTTCAGGGAAGAAGTCACAGCCGCAGCAGCCGCACTTGCCTGCACCAATGACAAATTTATCTCTTGAGGTGCTGTCAGGGCACCACATACGAAGATTCCAGGCACCGAGGTGCTCACAGGTCGGAACACCTCGGTCTGCACAAAGCGTTCATTTGTCAAGGATATACCGAGTTTTTTTGCCAGCGACTCACTGTCTGCCGAGGGCTGGAGGCCCACTGACAGAACAACCATATCATAGATCTCGCTTTGTGCCCCGCCCTTCTCGTCAACGTAACTGATCACCAGGTCATCAGTTCCCGCAAGGCTGTCGACTGTATGCACTCTGGAACGTATCAGCCGGACAGCCAATTCTTTTGCCCTGTTGAGGTATTCTTCGAATCCCTTGCCGTGAGCCCGAAGATCCATAAAAAAAATGCTGGTCTCTGTGTCGGGCAGATTCTCTTTGACATTCACCGCTTCCTTGAGGGCATACATACAGCACACCGAGGAGCAGTAAGGAGCATCGCAGGCATTGATCTCACGCGAGCCTACACACTGTAGCCAGGCTATTTTGGCAGGCACCTTGCCATCAGATGGTCTCTTCACTATACCCTGAGTGGGACCGCCAGGTTTTTGCATCCCTTCGAATTCCATACTAGTTACCACATTCGGTAAAACACTATAGGAATAAGTGTCATAAACAGTTGGATCGAAGGGTTCGATACCGACAGCAAGAATGACGCCGCCCACCTTCAGGTTTATGCTCTCCCTATCGCTCTTCACTGTTGCCTCGAAGTTTCCCTGTTCACCCGAGAAACTCTCGAGTTCAGCATTGGTGATTATCTCAATGTTAGGGTGCTGGCTGGCTGCCGCTATCTGATCTTTCTGTTTACAGCAACTACACAACGGATAGATCCGGTACAATTGCGGCATTAGACCACCAAGTTGAGGCGATTTCTCCACCAGGTAGACGCCGTATCCTGCTTCTGCCAGATCCAGGGAAGCCTGAATACCGGCAACACCGCCACCCAGCACTAACACACGATCCACGGGGCTAGTTCCTGGCCAGACCTTTCCAGTGCTCATAGGCCATACTCCTCTCTGGGCAGTACTAGGAAATACCTGCCTTTACTACATCATCACTAGCTGGAGTTATAAAGTGTGGGGGAATGCATTGTCCCGACTTTGAAGTATGAAATACTTCTTGAAGATAGAAAAAAAGACCTATTTGCGATGTTTTTCTCATTATAATGGCAGCGTTACATACCTATAAATAATTCACTGCTGGCTGTCAAGGGCAAAGCCTGAGCGAACACTTACCCTCCCGTTGGCCACAGGGCGAGCCATGAAAGCTTCATGGCTGTCGCCCATGGTCAGTGGAAGAGACTGCTTTTCACCCACTACTAGAGGTTGTGGTGCACTCGAGCCGCCTGCA
Coding sequences within:
- a CDS encoding hydrogenase iron-sulfur subunit, with amino-acid sequence MTTFEPQIVAFTCSNCASAAAQVADDMGLQLPANIRAVQIPCTGRLDTLHMLKAIEHGADGVYVAGCQEDSCQYRQGIEKARKKVNLVKEMLEQLGVEPERVEIFQLSAGKGQAFVEVARQMTEKIKELGPSPLR
- a CDS encoding FAD-dependent oxidoreductase; amino-acid sequence: SFSEVAVGFDQEQAHQESQRCLNCGVCSECMECVRVCAANAVDHHQKPEKKSIAVGAVIVASGFEPFEAAAKAEYGHGRYANVITSLEFERMLSASGPFAGHIQRLSDGKTPSRIAWIQCVGSRDASLGREYCSSVCCMYASKQAIIAQEHEPTIEPTIFFIDVRAMGKGFERYYNRARQDSLCAPHGVRYLRSMISRVVEDPRSKDLEITYFDEHGTAQEEIFDLVVLSVGLQPSAASRQLAQALALPTDRFGFLENEPFNQVATLKPGIFCAGVVQEPKDIPESVAQASSAAAEAMKLLAPARKELVEEATLPLERQVAREIPRIGVFVCHCGVNIAGVVDVEAVARYASTLPNVVYTDHLLFSCATDSTEKIKDIIGTHHLNRVVVASCSVRTHEPLFQQTIREAGLNKYLFEMANIRDQCSWVHGNTPEIATEKAKDLVRMAVARALFLDPLQEGTVPIIQRALVVGGGAAGMVAALNLAEQGYEAVLVEKEAALGGRARSSMHFTPDGKSVQPFLDDLIHSVEQHQRIQIFTSARVENVSGHLGSFKSTIAVNGNRTEVSYGAAIISSGASEYQPQEYLYGSEERVLTQSQFHQMLAQEDPVLSRVKRLVMIQCVGSRDEERPYCSRVCCTAAIGNALRLHELHPAAQICILYRDIRTFGLRELLYKRARESGIRFIRYAAEEKPKVCSNHQGLSVSVLDQNLGRHIVLQADLLVLSAAIVPSRTNAELAEVFKLNRDPDGFFMEAHVKLRPLDFANNGIFLCGLAHGPKFLEECLAQARGAAARVAQIFSQETMLVSGRIAIVDPGKCAACCTCVRTCPYEVPRIGSRGVAVIEAAACHGCGACAAECPGKAIQLQHVTDVQVLAKCDGLLVFPTAGQIVDGRRKQSGFRT
- a CDS encoding methylenetetrahydrofolate reductase C-terminal domain-containing protein, with protein sequence MIVAERKPMEELLQMTDPFGKILLVGCKGCVTVCNAGGQKEVGILASGLRIARKKEKREIQIDEMTLERQCDPEYIAQLEEPIKSNNYDAILSMACSVGPQFIARAYGDQIVMPALNTCFMGGALEHGVWAEFCQGCGTCIIHNFGGICPIARCAKSLMNGPCGGSAGGKCEINPETDCAWHLIYERLVQLGQLDKMRSVFMYKDWTTSRDGGPRKIVREDLKQ
- a CDS encoding CoB--CoM heterodisulfide reductase iron-sulfur subunit A family protein — its product is MSTGKVWPGTSPVDRVLVLGGGVAGIQASLDLAEAGYGVYLVEKSPQLGGLMPQLYRIYPLCSCCKQKDQIAAASQHPNIEIITNAELESFSGEQGNFEATVKSDRESINLKVGGVILAVGIEPFDPTVYDTYSYSVLPNVVTSMEFEGMQKPGGPTQGIVKRPSDGKVPAKIAWLQCVGSREINACDAPYCSSVCCMYALKEAVNVKENLPDTETSIFFMDLRAHGKGFEEYLNRAKELAVRLIRSRVHTVDSLAGTDDLVISYVDEKGGAQSEIYDMVVLSVGLQPSADSESLAKKLGISLTNERFVQTEVFRPVSTSVPGIFVCGALTAPQEINLSLVQASAAAAAVTSSLKPPTYQVKVDYPAMRTTEGEAPRVGVVFYSCPASSQRLGSLLDEAAAAAANIEAVVGVESLAAGNGDVLAALSQLIQEKNFNRLVFASCTPAVHKPLVEEALARAGLDRCLYDLVDLRTLGGGDSQRGMLIDLVKMSVVRAALLEPQPLKEIAVSKSALVVGGGIAGMESAIALASHGFPVTLVEQSGQLGGHARKVRSTWQGQALQDYLEELIRRVEATDSITVMKNAEVVATKGVAGHFVSTVQQDGTRKEVEHGATILAVGGASIETAEYLCGSHPRVFRWVDLNEKLQKDPAEIHQAGCAVFIQCVGSREPQRPYCSKICCSYAVRTAVDLKEKNPDMKIYVLYREMRTYGFIEELYKEARQKGVVFIRYTLEQKPEVQQTSAGGLEVTVVDHVLQRSVKIFPDFISLQTAIESRVSEKMTTLFKVSQGTDGFLVESPAKMRPVDSETEGVFFAGLAVGPKFSTESIAEAWAAAGRAMGLLAKDRIRIAGIFAQVDPEKCAVCCTCVRTCPFQVPFIDSDEGAASIDPVLCQGCGMCVSECPGKAINMAAYTDEQIIGKISATFSS
- a CDS encoding methylenetetrahydrofolate reductase, with amino-acid sequence MKAGSNLEKVFAAGEFAVTGELGPPRGADAEIIRKKAEYLKGIVDSVNVTDNQTAVVRMCSTAVCRLLLDIGLEPNLQMVCRDRNRIAIQSDLLGASALGIKNVLCLSGDHQKFGDHPQAKNVFDIDSMQLIATVKKMRDEGKLINDHELEGVPKFFIGAAANPFGDPFEFRVTRLAKKIDAGVDFIQTQCIYNMDKFRTWVKQANDQGLTEKCYLMAGITPLKSVGMARYMQKFVPGLDVPEEYITRLKGVEKKKQAAEGIQIAIEQIQEMKEMQGIAGVHVMAIEWEERVEEIVSGAGLLPRPSV
- a CDS encoding hydrogenase iron-sulfur subunit codes for the protein MGGENRVAFEPNIVAFCCMYUAYTAADLAGSMRLNYPSNVKIIMVPCTGRVDVIHLLRAVENGADGVYVAGCLEGGCHFLNGNIKARKRVQYVKRLLTEIGMEPERVEMYNLEASDGPRFAQIAAEMTDKIRKLGPSPLHPSPD